Proteins co-encoded in one Streptomyces roseochromogenus subsp. oscitans DS 12.976 genomic window:
- a CDS encoding IclR family transcriptional regulator, with protein MTAETSQTLDRGLRVLKLLADTDHGLTVTELSTKLGVNRTVVYRLLATLEQHALVRRDLGGRARVGLGVLGLGRQVHPLVREAALPALRSLAEDIGATAHLTLVDGTEALAVAVVEPTWTDYHVAYRAGFRHPLDRGAAGRAILAARQSPAEGPGYTLTHGELEAGASGAAAPLVGVTGVEGSVGVVMLADSVPERVGPRVVEAAREVAEALR; from the coding sequence GTGACCGCGGAGACCTCTCAGACGCTCGACCGGGGACTGCGTGTCCTCAAGCTGCTGGCCGACACCGACCACGGGCTGACCGTCACCGAGCTGTCCACGAAGCTGGGCGTGAACCGTACCGTGGTGTACCGGTTGCTCGCCACATTGGAGCAACACGCGCTCGTACGGCGCGACTTGGGCGGACGAGCCCGGGTCGGGCTCGGGGTGCTGGGGCTCGGGCGGCAGGTGCATCCGCTGGTACGGGAGGCCGCGTTGCCGGCGTTGCGGTCGCTCGCCGAGGACATAGGGGCGACGGCACATCTGACGTTGGTGGACGGGACGGAGGCGCTGGCCGTCGCCGTGGTCGAGCCGACGTGGACCGACTATCACGTGGCGTACCGGGCCGGATTCCGGCATCCGTTGGACCGGGGGGCCGCGGGCCGGGCGATCCTGGCCGCTCGGCAGTCGCCGGCCGAGGGGCCGGGGTACACCCTCACGCACGGGGAGCTGGAGGCCGGGGCGAGCGGGGCGGCGGCGCCGTTGGTCGGGGTCACGGGCGTCGAGGGCAGTGTGGGTGTGGTGATGCTGGCGGACTCCGTACCGGAGCGGGTGGGGCCGAGGGTGGTGGAAGCGGCCCGCGAGGTCGCCGAGGCCCTGCGCTGA
- a CDS encoding DUF6257 family protein, which yields MSSKQPRLTAGEKAQLAWYVARMAKRGLADDRQYGGRVDQSDLQRKYDRVLAQARKREERANKDK from the coding sequence GTGAGCAGCAAGCAGCCCCGCCTCACCGCTGGCGAGAAGGCCCAACTCGCCTGGTACGTCGCCCGCATGGCCAAGCGCGGACTCGCCGACGACCGCCAGTACGGCGGCCGGGTCGACCAGAGCGACCTTCAGCGCAAGTACGACCGCGTCCTTGCGCAGGCCCGCAAGCGCGAAGAGCGCGCCAACAAGGACAAGTAG
- a CDS encoding RRQRL motif-containing zinc-binding protein: MSAAWGKCYDPTGARYGVPTYPWRLAPDGLATRRQLRAQGLRPGGQPIAAQLMRVNRRQGGVKVAYLYRLDRARPVRPMTSRKWGALALAMLARRTCPKCRITYSYCMSRTHGICGLCLAAEEQRAA; this comes from the coding sequence ATGTCCGCAGCGTGGGGCAAGTGCTACGACCCCACCGGCGCCCGCTACGGCGTCCCGACCTACCCGTGGCGGCTCGCCCCGGACGGTCTGGCCACGCGCCGGCAGTTACGGGCACAGGGTCTGCGTCCGGGAGGCCAGCCGATAGCGGCGCAGCTCATGAGGGTCAACCGCCGCCAGGGCGGGGTCAAGGTCGCTTACCTCTACCGCCTCGACCGCGCCCGCCCCGTCCGGCCGATGACGTCGCGGAAGTGGGGCGCCCTCGCCTTGGCGATGCTCGCCCGCCGCACCTGTCCGAAGTGCCGGATCACCTACAGCTACTGCATGTCGCGCACCCACGGCATCTGCGGCTTGTGCCTGGCCGCCGAAGAACAGCGCGCCGCCTGA
- a CDS encoding excisionase family DNA-binding protein, with the protein MDEHDTPAIPADDDPTLVFLKVEEAARRLRIGRTTCFALIRTGELESVMVGGLRRVPVDAPAAYATRLRTAQRSA; encoded by the coding sequence GTGGACGAACACGACACCCCCGCCATCCCCGCCGACGATGACCCGACCCTCGTTTTCCTCAAGGTCGAGGAGGCCGCCCGCCGACTCCGCATCGGCCGGACCACATGCTTCGCGCTCATCCGCACCGGCGAACTGGAGTCCGTCATGGTCGGCGGACTCCGCAGGGTCCCGGTCGACGCGCCGGCCGCGTACGCGACCCGTCTCCGCACCGCCCAACGCTCCGCTTGA
- a CDS encoding YfjI family protein, which produces MDSPDLWAGLPTLEDPPGEDDAAPDVWEDPIPLTGRRERPPFPAHVLPAWLGEFVAAVAQETQTPVDLAGSIALAVLATAAGGRSVVHVRGNWREPTNLYTVVALPPANRKSAVFALLTNPLYEAEKQLKTAMKPVIVEAELTARLAKEAADKAAAKAASADGDKRDEMVATAVGLAQTADTLTVPAEPVLLADDSTPETVTSLMAEQGGRLSVMSAEGGIFDIIAGRYSGAPNMEVFLKGHAGDRLRVNRQTRREYIDAPALTIGLAVQPDVLRDIGKVKGFEGRGLLARFLYSLPVSTVGEREIITDPVPEQTAATYTARVIDLALSLAEWTDPAVIQLTPEADAALIAYQKRIEPQLKARGGKLGHISNWAGKLAGATARMAALLHLAEHGGNGYAHPVTEDTMNAAIELGDYYTAHALAVFDAMGADPVLSRARSVLEALRDNAWEDVSRRDVFSVLSRSEVPTVADLEPALALLEDHGYLRSYQPERTGKRGRPPAPRLTAHPSLRHGGR; this is translated from the coding sequence GTGGACAGCCCCGACCTGTGGGCCGGACTGCCCACCCTGGAAGACCCGCCCGGCGAGGACGACGCGGCACCGGACGTGTGGGAGGACCCCATTCCCCTCACCGGCCGCCGTGAGCGTCCCCCGTTCCCCGCCCACGTCCTCCCCGCCTGGTTGGGAGAGTTCGTGGCGGCCGTCGCGCAGGAGACGCAGACCCCGGTGGACCTCGCCGGATCGATCGCCCTCGCCGTCCTCGCCACGGCAGCCGGCGGCCGGTCGGTGGTCCACGTGCGCGGCAACTGGCGTGAGCCGACCAACCTCTACACGGTGGTGGCGCTCCCGCCAGCCAACCGCAAGTCCGCCGTCTTCGCGCTGCTGACCAACCCCCTCTATGAGGCAGAGAAGCAGCTCAAGACCGCGATGAAGCCCGTGATCGTCGAAGCGGAGCTGACGGCGCGGTTGGCCAAGGAAGCGGCGGACAAAGCCGCCGCCAAGGCCGCGTCCGCCGACGGCGACAAACGCGATGAGATGGTGGCCACCGCCGTCGGCCTCGCACAGACCGCCGATACGCTCACCGTCCCCGCCGAACCGGTCCTGTTGGCGGACGACTCGACACCCGAGACGGTCACCTCGCTCATGGCGGAACAGGGCGGACGGCTGTCGGTGATGAGCGCGGAGGGCGGCATCTTCGACATCATCGCCGGCCGCTACTCCGGCGCCCCCAACATGGAAGTCTTCCTCAAGGGGCATGCCGGGGACCGGCTGCGGGTGAACCGGCAGACCCGCCGCGAGTACATCGACGCCCCCGCGCTGACCATCGGCCTCGCCGTACAGCCGGACGTGTTGCGGGACATCGGGAAGGTGAAGGGGTTCGAGGGACGCGGACTGCTGGCTCGCTTCCTGTACTCCCTGCCGGTGTCCACGGTCGGTGAACGCGAGATCATCACCGACCCGGTCCCCGAGCAGACGGCCGCCACCTACACCGCCCGGGTCATCGACCTCGCCCTGTCCCTGGCGGAGTGGACCGACCCGGCCGTCATCCAGCTCACCCCGGAAGCGGACGCGGCACTGATCGCCTATCAGAAGCGCATCGAACCGCAGCTCAAGGCACGCGGTGGCAAGCTGGGCCACATCTCCAACTGGGCCGGAAAGCTCGCCGGTGCCACCGCCCGCATGGCTGCGCTGCTGCACCTCGCCGAACACGGCGGCAACGGCTACGCCCACCCCGTCACCGAGGACACCATGAACGCGGCGATCGAGCTGGGGGACTACTACACCGCCCACGCCCTCGCCGTGTTCGACGCCATGGGCGCCGACCCGGTCCTGTCCCGCGCCCGCAGCGTCCTGGAAGCGCTGAGGGACAACGCATGGGAGGACGTCAGCCGGCGGGACGTCTTCAGCGTGCTGTCCCGCAGCGAGGTTCCCACCGTCGCCGACCTGGAACCCGCCCTCGCACTGTTGGAAGACCACGGATACCTGCGGTCCTACCAACCCGAGCGCACCGGGAAGCGCGGACGCCCACCGGCGCCCCGCCTCACCGCCCACCCGTCCCTGCGCCACGGCGGCCGGTGA
- a CDS encoding helix-turn-helix domain-containing protein has product MSNERLRSALLARGMTVQDLADEIEVNPKTVERWITQGKVPYRRHQYATAAALQVDVTTLWDDGRTLESATDLTKAEIVAVYPHRHTVPANLWREMYARAEKNLDVLVYSGLFLSEDPLFIDLLKKKVEGTTQARILLGDPDCEAVRQRGIDEGHRIMDGKIRNALVNYRTLFESHPEVGFRLHATTLYNSIYRSDDEMLVNPHVYGIGAYMAPVFHLRRMPGGGLFDTYANSIEQTWGGARQVTDRDIMGA; this is encoded by the coding sequence ATGTCCAACGAGCGTTTGCGGTCAGCACTGTTGGCGCGTGGTATGACCGTTCAGGACCTGGCAGATGAGATCGAGGTCAACCCAAAGACGGTCGAGCGCTGGATCACGCAGGGGAAGGTGCCGTACCGCCGGCACCAGTACGCCACCGCCGCAGCACTCCAGGTCGACGTCACGACGCTGTGGGACGACGGCCGCACGCTGGAGAGCGCAACCGACTTGACCAAGGCGGAGATTGTGGCCGTCTACCCGCATCGCCACACGGTGCCGGCGAACCTGTGGCGTGAGATGTACGCGCGAGCCGAGAAGAACCTTGACGTTCTCGTCTACTCCGGGCTCTTCCTGTCGGAGGATCCCCTGTTCATCGACCTTCTGAAGAAGAAGGTCGAGGGGACCACTCAGGCTCGCATCCTGCTCGGGGACCCAGATTGTGAGGCCGTTCGGCAACGCGGCATAGACGAGGGGCACCGAATCATGGACGGCAAGATTCGGAACGCGTTGGTGAACTACCGGACGCTCTTCGAGAGCCATCCTGAGGTCGGCTTCCGGCTGCACGCCACAACGCTCTACAACTCGATCTACCGGTCCGATGACGAGATGCTCGTCAACCCCCACGTCTACGGCATCGGAGCCTACATGGCCCCTGTCTTCCACCTGCGCCGCATGCCGGGCGGCGGACTGTTCGACACGTACGCGAATAGCATCGAACAGACCTGGGGAGGCGCTCGCCAGGTTACGGACCGCGACATCATGGGAGCCTGA
- a CDS encoding cell division protein FtsK: MTDSTMGPHLQSVPDTAPDDDAPAAPVPVDNPALPDPNVRIEKRKPVLAGWLTNRRDFLATARHTGANVGYAALYHGVRVPVYAGRLTLMAPRGACRFVASTNRWVWDREAAPLRAYAVKTEDVEEYMRLARLRAGRVRLRGLVTVVATVFGLGFALYLYVLAPEYLYAFAAGGVLLLGMGGQQPDAPVIGPAVMRTELQKLTGTIVLRGLDSIGIPKISAAIKKGGDMDGMRFTSEIVRDGPGYRADLDLPYGVTPDDIMDKREALASGLRRKTGCVWPSGDPDEHEGRLVLWVGDRPMNETTKPAWPLLKDGRVDLFKPVIFGNDQRMRWVEVTLMFAAIVIGSVPRMGKTFLLRLLLLICALDPRAELYAFDFKGTGDLGPLEPVCHRYRSGEEDEDLLYVLHAMRELKEELRRRAKVIRSLPKSRCPESKVTPELANDKSLRLHPIVVGFDECQIPFEHEKYGTELESICTDITKRGPALGIIGMFATQRPDAKSLPPGISANAILRFCLKVMTHQANDMVLGASMYKSGIRATMFSRRDLGICWMAGEGDDPRIVASAFVDAPKAELVVTRARKMREEYGNVTGHAIGKGPEQTGAGSDILADTLDVIAEDEKAVWCERIAVRLTAAHPGTYAGWQGENVTAALKPWGIKPGQVWGTTDDGEGANRRGIKRADVVAAITRRNADRVAA, encoded by the coding sequence ATGACGGACAGCACGATGGGCCCGCACCTGCAGTCCGTGCCCGACACCGCCCCCGACGACGACGCCCCGGCAGCGCCCGTCCCGGTGGACAACCCCGCATTGCCGGACCCGAACGTGCGCATCGAGAAGCGCAAGCCGGTCCTGGCCGGATGGCTGACCAACCGGCGTGACTTCCTCGCCACTGCCCGCCACACGGGCGCGAACGTTGGCTACGCCGCGCTCTACCACGGGGTTCGGGTCCCGGTGTATGCCGGACGCCTGACCCTCATGGCGCCCAGGGGCGCGTGCCGGTTCGTCGCATCGACGAACCGGTGGGTGTGGGACCGCGAGGCCGCGCCCCTGCGGGCGTACGCGGTCAAGACCGAGGACGTTGAGGAGTACATGCGTCTGGCCCGGCTCCGCGCCGGCCGCGTCCGGCTGCGCGGCCTGGTCACCGTCGTCGCGACCGTGTTCGGTCTCGGGTTCGCCCTGTACCTGTACGTCCTGGCCCCCGAGTACCTGTACGCGTTCGCGGCCGGAGGGGTGCTGCTGCTCGGCATGGGCGGACAGCAGCCCGACGCCCCGGTGATCGGTCCCGCGGTGATGCGCACCGAGTTGCAGAAGCTCACCGGCACGATCGTCCTGCGCGGACTCGACAGCATCGGAATCCCGAAGATCAGCGCCGCCATCAAGAAGGGCGGCGACATGGACGGGATGCGGTTCACCAGCGAAATCGTCCGTGACGGGCCCGGCTACCGCGCCGACCTCGACCTTCCCTACGGCGTCACCCCGGACGACATCATGGACAAGCGCGAGGCACTCGCCTCCGGCCTGCGCCGCAAGACAGGCTGCGTCTGGCCGTCCGGCGACCCCGACGAGCACGAAGGACGTCTCGTGCTGTGGGTCGGCGACCGGCCCATGAACGAGACGACGAAGCCGGCATGGCCCCTGCTGAAGGACGGCCGAGTCGACCTGTTCAAGCCCGTCATCTTCGGCAACGACCAGCGGATGCGATGGGTCGAGGTCACCCTCATGTTCGCCGCGATCGTCATCGGCTCTGTGCCTCGCATGGGCAAGACGTTCCTGCTGCGTCTGCTGCTGCTGATCTGCGCCCTCGACCCCAGGGCCGAGCTGTACGCGTTCGACTTCAAGGGAACCGGCGACCTCGGCCCGCTGGAGCCCGTCTGCCACCGCTACCGGTCCGGTGAGGAGGACGAGGATCTCCTGTACGTCCTGCACGCCATGCGGGAGCTGAAGGAGGAACTGAGGCGCCGGGCCAAGGTGATTCGCAGCCTGCCCAAGTCCCGCTGCCCGGAATCGAAGGTCACCCCGGAACTGGCCAACGACAAGAGCCTGCGCCTGCACCCGATCGTCGTCGGCTTCGACGAGTGCCAAATCCCCTTCGAACACGAGAAGTACGGCACTGAGCTGGAGTCCATCTGCACCGACATCACCAAGCGCGGCCCGGCGCTGGGCATCATCGGCATGTTCGCCACCCAGCGGCCCGACGCCAAGAGCCTGCCGCCCGGCATCAGCGCCAACGCCATCCTGCGGTTCTGCCTCAAGGTCATGACCCACCAGGCCAACGACATGGTGTTGGGCGCCTCGATGTACAAGTCGGGTATCCGCGCGACCATGTTCAGCCGCCGTGACCTGGGTATCTGCTGGATGGCCGGCGAGGGCGACGACCCGCGCATCGTCGCGAGCGCGTTCGTGGACGCCCCGAAGGCCGAGCTGGTCGTCACCCGCGCCCGGAAGATGCGCGAGGAGTACGGCAACGTCACCGGGCACGCCATCGGCAAGGGCCCCGAGCAGACCGGCGCTGGCTCCGACATCCTCGCCGACACCCTCGACGTCATCGCTGAGGATGAGAAGGCCGTGTGGTGCGAGCGCATCGCCGTCCGACTCACCGCCGCCCACCCCGGCACCTACGCCGGCTGGCAGGGCGAGAACGTCACCGCCGCTCTCAAGCCGTGGGGCATCAAGCCGGGGCAGGTGTGGGGCACCACCGACGACGGCGAGGGCGCCAACCGGCGCGGCATCAAGCGCGCCGATGTCGTCGCCGCGATTACGCGCCGTAACGCCGATCGGGTCGCCGCCTAG
- a CDS encoding RapZ C-terminal domain-containing protein, which produces MSQHRIPVVPRRTIPVEIVSFGYLHGQPPTAHLTVDLRHHLRDPHVSPELRYMTADDAPVRAAVLGTPGVAALVLAAEAAVAAFATGPSATGLTVARALAELLGDAGHKVTVRHRDMDKPVVQR; this is translated from the coding sequence ATGTCCCAGCACAGGATCCCTGTTGTTCCCCGACGCACGATTCCCGTTGAGATCGTCTCGTTCGGCTACCTGCACGGTCAGCCGCCCACCGCACACCTGACCGTCGATCTGCGTCACCACCTCCGCGACCCGCACGTCTCGCCGGAACTGCGGTACATGACCGCCGACGACGCCCCCGTGCGGGCGGCGGTGCTGGGCACCCCGGGTGTCGCGGCGCTGGTGCTGGCGGCGGAGGCCGCCGTGGCGGCGTTCGCGACCGGTCCGTCCGCGACGGGCCTGACCGTCGCCCGCGCCCTCGCCGAACTGCTGGGCGACGCCGGTCACAAGGTGACTGTCCGGCACCGCGACATGGACAAGCCCGTCGTACAGCGCTGA
- a CDS encoding bifunctional DNA primase/polymerase, whose product MTPDCKARRAADGNHPDGSLLRTALALAAAGVPPLPLRQGKKPFGNCPDCKDSRCGDRPNMKAEGPCRCPAPCHGWAAATTNPRVLTSPAWAAAWRRAVAVAYHPGGAGVTVVDLDDAAAVAWARATLPATRIVPTTRGEHWIYRGTMRSANAVRPGVDVKSLMQYVRWLGFGTGRMTDLPSAVRDLVVKEETTPARGGVASSIPTRATWDRTVATGCRHTERYVRTGLERGLALVHARTESGAGSQAFGVARFLAAQHTACPGPCGLDAIEEEIVTAAVLVGVPEAYARRAVANGLEAAVERAA is encoded by the coding sequence ATGACACCTGACTGCAAGGCCCGGCGTGCCGCCGACGGGAATCACCCGGACGGGAGCCTCCTGCGCACCGCCCTTGCCCTCGCGGCGGCCGGCGTGCCGCCACTGCCCCTACGGCAGGGTAAGAAGCCGTTCGGCAACTGCCCCGACTGCAAAGACAGCCGCTGCGGGGACCGGCCGAACATGAAGGCGGAGGGGCCCTGCCGTTGCCCGGCCCCGTGCCACGGGTGGGCCGCCGCCACCACCAACCCGCGCGTGCTCACCTCGCCCGCGTGGGCGGCGGCATGGCGTCGCGCCGTGGCGGTCGCCTACCACCCGGGCGGGGCCGGGGTGACCGTGGTGGACCTGGACGATGCGGCGGCGGTCGCGTGGGCCCGTGCGACCCTGCCCGCCACCCGGATCGTGCCGACGACGCGGGGTGAGCACTGGATCTACCGGGGCACCATGCGGTCGGCCAACGCAGTGCGCCCCGGTGTGGACGTCAAGTCGCTCATGCAGTACGTCCGTTGGCTTGGTTTCGGGACCGGCCGTATGACCGATCTGCCGTCGGCCGTCCGCGACCTGGTGGTCAAGGAAGAAACCACCCCCGCGCGCGGCGGGGTGGCCTCTTCTATCCCGACGCGCGCCACCTGGGACCGGACGGTGGCCACCGGGTGCCGCCACACCGAGCGCTACGTCCGCACCGGCCTGGAACGCGGCCTCGCCCTCGTACACGCCCGGACCGAATCCGGGGCTGGCTCACAGGCGTTCGGGGTTGCCCGGTTTCTCGCCGCACAGCACACCGCGTGCCCCGGACCGTGCGGACTGGACGCGATCGAGGAAGAGATCGTGACCGCCGCCGTCTTGGTGGGCGTCCCCGAGGCCTACGCCCGCCGTGCGGTCGCCAACGGCCTTGAGGCGGCTGTGGAGCGCGCGGCATGA
- a CDS encoding tyrosine-type recombinase/integrase has product MAEEKKKRTRQPNGRSSIYFGKDGKWHGRVTVGVRDDGTPDRRHVERKTKTEVADAVRELEKQRDTKTVKKPGKAWTVKAWLTHWVENVAPLAVNDNTMVGYGVAVRKHLIPGLGAHRLDRLKPEHIEAFYAKMQASGSKPATAHQVHRTFRTALNEAVRRGHLGKNPVQLAKAPKTGEYEVEPYSVQEVQRLLKAADQHRNSARWAVALALGLRQGEVLGLTWEDVDLEGGFLVVRRSRHRPQYAHGCAEPCGRKAAGYCPQRRRTNPELSTTKSRAGRRAVGLPEQLVDLLRAHLKAQEAERTAAGKLWEENGLVFPDEHGRSPSHRRDWTEWKDLLAEAKVRDGRLHDARHTAATVLLILGVPERAVMGLMGWSTTAMAARYQHMVDAVRTDIARQVDGLIWKSSGDGVGPDDDDGLAGVLVPVR; this is encoded by the coding sequence GTGGCAGAGGAAAAGAAGAAGCGCACCCGACAGCCCAACGGCCGTAGTTCGATCTACTTCGGCAAGGACGGCAAATGGCACGGCCGCGTCACCGTCGGCGTCCGCGACGACGGCACGCCGGACCGCCGCCATGTCGAACGCAAGACCAAGACCGAAGTGGCGGACGCTGTCCGAGAGCTGGAGAAACAGCGCGACACCAAGACCGTGAAGAAGCCCGGCAAGGCGTGGACGGTCAAGGCGTGGCTGACGCACTGGGTTGAGAACGTCGCACCCCTCGCGGTCAACGACAACACGATGGTTGGGTACGGCGTTGCGGTCCGGAAGCACCTCATCCCCGGCTTGGGCGCCCACCGTCTCGACAGGCTCAAGCCCGAGCACATCGAGGCCTTCTACGCCAAGATGCAGGCCAGCGGCAGCAAGCCCGCGACCGCTCACCAGGTGCATCGAACCTTCCGCACCGCCTTGAATGAGGCCGTACGGCGGGGCCATCTCGGCAAGAACCCCGTTCAGTTGGCCAAGGCCCCGAAGACGGGGGAGTACGAGGTGGAGCCCTACAGCGTCCAAGAGGTACAACGATTGCTGAAGGCCGCTGACCAGCATCGCAACTCCGCACGGTGGGCCGTCGCCCTCGCCCTTGGACTGCGTCAAGGGGAGGTGCTGGGGCTGACGTGGGAGGACGTGGACCTTGAGGGTGGGTTCCTCGTTGTCCGGCGGAGTCGCCACCGGCCGCAGTACGCCCACGGGTGCGCGGAGCCCTGCGGACGTAAGGCCGCCGGGTACTGCCCGCAGAGGCGACGAACCAACCCGGAGTTGTCCACCACCAAGTCGCGTGCCGGCCGTCGTGCGGTCGGTCTCCCCGAACAGCTCGTTGACCTACTCCGTGCGCACCTCAAGGCGCAGGAAGCGGAGCGAACGGCGGCCGGGAAGCTCTGGGAGGAGAACGGCTTGGTCTTCCCGGATGAGCATGGCCGTAGCCCATCCCACCGCCGAGACTGGACCGAGTGGAAGGATCTTCTGGCAGAGGCGAAGGTACGGGACGGGCGTCTGCACGACGCGCGCCACACGGCTGCAACTGTGCTGCTCATCCTGGGCGTGCCGGAGCGGGCTGTCATGGGGCTCATGGGGTGGTCGACCACGGCCATGGCCGCTCGCTATCAGCACATGGTTGACGCGGTGCGGACTGACATTGCCAGGCAGGTGGACGGGCTGATTTGGAAGTCGTCCGGAGACGGAGTTGGCCCGGACGACGATGACGGCCTCGCGGGGGTCCTCGTGCCGGTCCGCTGA
- a CDS encoding DEAD/DEAH box helicase — METVTTTTASSAHSHHLSPAFPGRAPWGTASKLRAWQQGAMEKYVQEQPRDFLAVATPGAGKTTFALTLASWLLHHHVVQQVTVVAPTEHLKKQWAEAAARIGIKLDPEYSAGPLGREYDGVAVTYAGVGVRPMLHRNRVEQRKTLVILDEIHHAGDSKSWGEACLEAFEPATRRLALTGTPFRSDTNPIPFVTYEEDNAGIRRSAADYTYGYGSALSDGVVRPVIFLSYSGNMRWRTKAGDEVAARLGEPMTKDAVSQAWRTALDPRGDWMPSVLRAADQRLTEVRKAIPDAGALVIASDQDSARAYAKLIREITGTKATLVLSDDAGASKRIDEFSDSNDRWMVAVRMVSEGVDVPRLAVGVYATTISTPLFFAQAVGRFVRSRRRGETASVFLPTVPDLLTFANEMEKERDHALDKPKKEGEEDPYAESEKEMEEANKQQDEDTGEQDMLPFEALESDAVFDRVLYDGAEFGMQAHPGSEEEQDYLGIPGLLEPDQVQMLLQKRQARQIAHSRKKPDAEADLLELPAERRPVVSHKEMMELRKQLNTMVSAYVHQSGKPHGVIHTELRRVCGGPPSAEATAGQLRQRIAKVQEWATRMR, encoded by the coding sequence ATGGAGACCGTGACTACCACCACCGCTTCCTCCGCGCACTCGCACCACCTCTCGCCCGCCTTTCCCGGCCGGGCCCCCTGGGGTACCGCCAGTAAGCTGCGTGCCTGGCAGCAGGGGGCGATGGAGAAGTACGTCCAGGAGCAGCCGCGTGACTTCCTGGCCGTCGCCACGCCCGGTGCCGGCAAGACCACCTTCGCCCTGACGCTCGCCTCCTGGCTGCTGCACCACCACGTCGTGCAGCAGGTGACCGTGGTCGCACCGACCGAGCACCTGAAGAAGCAGTGGGCGGAGGCGGCGGCCCGGATCGGGATCAAGCTCGACCCCGAGTACAGCGCGGGGCCGCTCGGCAGGGAGTACGACGGGGTCGCCGTCACCTACGCCGGTGTCGGCGTGCGGCCCATGCTCCACCGGAATCGGGTGGAGCAGCGCAAGACCCTGGTCATCCTCGATGAGATCCATCACGCCGGTGACTCCAAGTCCTGGGGCGAGGCCTGTCTGGAGGCGTTCGAGCCCGCCACGCGCCGGCTCGCGCTCACCGGTACGCCGTTCCGGTCCGACACCAACCCCATCCCCTTCGTGACGTACGAGGAGGACAACGCCGGGATCCGGCGGTCCGCCGCCGACTACACGTACGGCTATGGGTCCGCCCTGTCGGACGGGGTCGTCCGGCCGGTCATCTTCCTCTCCTACAGCGGCAACATGCGCTGGCGTACCAAGGCCGGTGACGAGGTCGCCGCCCGGCTCGGCGAGCCGATGACCAAGGACGCGGTCAGCCAGGCCTGGCGTACGGCGCTCGACCCGCGCGGCGACTGGATGCCGAGCGTGCTGCGCGCCGCCGACCAGCGGCTGACCGAGGTCCGCAAGGCCATACCGGACGCCGGTGCCCTCGTCATCGCCTCCGATCAGGACTCCGCCCGCGCCTACGCCAAGCTGATCCGCGAGATCACCGGTACGAAGGCCACGCTCGTGCTGTCCGACGACGCCGGCGCCTCGAAGAGGATCGACGAGTTCAGCGACAGCAACGACCGGTGGATGGTCGCCGTGCGGATGGTGTCCGAGGGCGTCGACGTGCCGCGGCTCGCGGTGGGGGTGTATGCCACCACCATTTCGACCCCGCTGTTCTTCGCTCAGGCCGTCGGGCGTTTCGTACGGTCCCGGCGGCGCGGCGAGACCGCGTCCGTCTTCCTGCCGACCGTCCCTGACCTGCTGACCTTCGCCAACGAGATGGAGAAGGAACGGGACCACGCCCTCGACAAGCCGAAGAAGGAGGGCGAGGAGGACCCGTACGCCGAATCCGAGAAGGAGATGGAGGAGGCGAACAAGCAGCAGGACGAGGACACCGGCGAGCAGGACATGCTGCCGTTCGAGGCGCTGGAGTCCGACGCCGTCTTCGACCGGGTGCTCTATGACGGCGCCGAGTTCGGCATGCAGGCCCACCCCGGGAGCGAGGAGGAGCAGGACTACCTCGGGATTCCCGGGCTGCTGGAGCCCGATCAGGTGCAGATGCTGCTGCAGAAGCGGCAGGCCCGGCAGATCGCGCACAGCCGTAAGAAACCGGACGCCGAGGCCGACCTGCTGGAGCTGCCCGCCGAGCGGCGGCCGGTGGTCAGCCACAAGGAGATGATGGAGCTGCGCAAGCAGCTCAACACGATGGTCAGCGCGTATGTCCACCAGAGCGGCAAGCCGCACGGGGTGATCCACACCGAGCTGCGGCGGGTGTGCGGGGGCCCGCCGAGTGCGGAGGCCACGGCGGGGCAGCTGCGGCAGCGGATCGCCAAGGTGCAGGAGTGGGCCACGCGGATGAGGTAA